In one Corallococcus sp. EGB genomic region, the following are encoded:
- the glgX gene encoding glycogen debranching protein GlgX, which yields MSGKREVWPGKPWPRGATFDGAGTNFAVYSQVATRVEVCLFDRADPSKELERFDLPSTTEFVWHGYVPDLEPGTLYGLRVHGPYEPEKGHRCNPHKLLVDPYAKALYGEVDWKQPVFGYPLDHPKKDLMRDERDSAAGMPKGVVVSDFFDWGNDRRLDIPWRKTVIYEAHVRGLTMRHPGVPEHQRGTYAGLGSPAIIEHLQKLGVTAVELLPVQEFADDSFLNDKGLSNYWGYSTLNYFSPEQRYASRKTPGGAVAEFKSMVKSLHAAGIEVLLDVVYNHTCEGNHLGPTLSFKGIDNASYYWTMPEARHYLDFTGCGNSLNASNPQTARFIVDSLRYWVEEMHVDGFRFDLATVLGRMGKGGYDPNAPIFQIINQDPVLSRVKLIAEPWDVGLGGYQVGGFPAPWHEWNGKYRDALRKYWKGDENQAAEVGYRLTGSADLFAAARRRPQASINFVTAHDGFTLHDLVTYSSKHNEANGEHNRDGADDNQAWNCGVEGETDNTDIISLRERQKRNLLASLFLSTGVPMIVAGDEMGRTQQGNNNAYCQDNELSWVDWNLDKTRLDLLEFTRKLIHFRHGQPVLQRRRFFQGEHLWESEHKDLAWFRPDGSEMGPEDWQKPFVRSLAFLLGGDAIPTPDERGQRVSGDSLLVLLNAHHDTVTFTVPPPGEGGAWRLELYTADDKRGDEEMKPGKFEMVGRSLAVFRKPGPGSNGVP from the coding sequence ATGAGCGGCAAGCGGGAAGTGTGGCCAGGCAAGCCCTGGCCGCGTGGCGCGACCTTCGACGGCGCGGGCACCAACTTCGCGGTCTATTCACAGGTGGCCACCCGCGTGGAGGTGTGCCTCTTCGACCGGGCGGATCCGTCGAAGGAGCTCGAGCGCTTCGACCTGCCGTCGACGACCGAGTTCGTCTGGCACGGCTACGTGCCGGACCTGGAGCCCGGGACGCTCTACGGCCTGCGCGTGCACGGGCCCTACGAGCCGGAGAAGGGGCACCGCTGCAACCCGCACAAGCTGCTCGTCGACCCCTACGCCAAGGCGCTGTACGGCGAGGTGGACTGGAAGCAGCCGGTGTTCGGCTACCCCCTGGACCATCCGAAGAAGGACCTGATGCGCGACGAGCGCGACAGCGCGGCCGGCATGCCCAAGGGCGTGGTGGTGAGCGACTTCTTCGACTGGGGCAATGACCGGCGCCTGGACATCCCGTGGCGCAAGACGGTCATCTACGAGGCGCACGTGCGCGGCCTCACCATGCGCCACCCGGGCGTGCCCGAGCACCAGCGCGGCACGTACGCGGGCCTGGGCTCGCCGGCCATCATCGAGCATTTGCAGAAGCTGGGCGTCACCGCGGTGGAGCTGTTGCCGGTGCAGGAGTTCGCGGACGACTCGTTCCTCAACGACAAGGGCCTGTCGAACTACTGGGGCTACAGCACGCTGAACTACTTCTCCCCGGAGCAGCGCTACGCCAGCCGCAAGACGCCGGGCGGCGCGGTGGCGGAGTTCAAGTCGATGGTGAAGTCGCTGCACGCGGCGGGCATCGAGGTGCTCCTCGACGTGGTCTACAACCACACGTGCGAGGGCAACCACCTGGGGCCCACGCTGTCGTTCAAGGGCATCGACAACGCGTCGTACTACTGGACCATGCCGGAGGCGCGGCACTACCTGGACTTCACCGGGTGCGGCAACAGCCTGAACGCCTCCAACCCGCAGACGGCGCGCTTCATCGTGGACAGCTTGCGCTACTGGGTGGAGGAGATGCACGTGGACGGGTTCCGCTTCGACCTGGCCACGGTGCTGGGCCGCATGGGCAAGGGCGGCTACGACCCGAACGCGCCCATCTTCCAGATCATCAACCAGGACCCCGTGCTGAGCCGCGTGAAGCTCATCGCTGAGCCGTGGGACGTGGGGCTGGGCGGCTACCAGGTGGGCGGCTTCCCGGCGCCGTGGCACGAGTGGAACGGCAAGTACCGGGACGCGCTGCGCAAGTATTGGAAGGGCGACGAGAACCAGGCCGCGGAGGTGGGCTACCGGCTGACGGGCAGCGCGGACCTGTTCGCGGCGGCGCGCCGGCGTCCGCAGGCGTCCATCAACTTCGTCACCGCGCACGACGGCTTCACGCTGCACGACCTGGTCACGTACAGCAGCAAGCACAACGAGGCCAACGGCGAGCACAACCGCGACGGCGCGGATGACAACCAGGCGTGGAACTGCGGCGTGGAGGGGGAGACGGACAACACCGACATCATCTCCCTGCGTGAACGGCAGAAGCGCAACCTGCTGGCGTCGCTCTTCCTGTCCACGGGCGTGCCGATGATCGTCGCGGGCGACGAGATGGGCCGGACCCAGCAGGGCAACAACAACGCCTACTGCCAGGACAACGAGCTGTCATGGGTGGACTGGAACCTGGACAAGACGCGCCTGGACCTCCTGGAGTTCACGCGCAAGCTCATCCACTTCCGCCACGGGCAGCCGGTGCTTCAGCGCCGCCGCTTCTTCCAGGGCGAGCACCTGTGGGAGTCCGAGCACAAGGACCTGGCGTGGTTCCGGCCTGACGGCTCGGAGATGGGGCCGGAGGACTGGCAGAAGCCCTTCGTGCGTTCGCTGGCGTTCCTGCTGGGAGGCGACGCCATCCCCACGCCGGACGAGCGCGGCCAGCGCGTAAGCGGGGACTCGTTGCTGGTGCTGCTCAACGCGCACCACGACACGGTGACCTTCACGGTGCCGCCGCCGGGCGAGGGCGGCGCGTGGCGGCTGGAGCTCTACACGGCGGACGACAAGCGCGGCGACGAGGAGATGAAGCCCGGCAAGTTCGAGATGGTCGGGCGGTCGCTGGCGGTGTTCCGCAAGCCTGGACCGGGGTCCAACGGCGTGCCGTGA
- a CDS encoding RND family transporter: MASNPTSSAERGWMDRVERTMGALAAHNHRRPITALVCAVVLSVLGLLSARHLSLNANLADLLPPSFESVQALHTLEERFGAQGWVVVVGEGGDPAQLQRFAEDLAPKLEALPGIRYVEITRPSSFFRSHALYFLSPEDLKEVERRIDARLRWERQRANPLFVSLEDEPAPSLDFSDLERKYGGGAVTRLSGHPSDYYLDPAARRVVVLARPATSSADLTFSTKIIGEVQGVLKQQDLSKYGPGFHTELTGSFQKKMDQQAQITRDVAVASTVASVLVLLYLLLHFRSLLPVGMVLAPVGAGLAWTYGLVGVAYGRVNLLTAFLGAILGGLGVEHGIHLLGRYLILRGEGQPSEEATRESFTHTGGSAVVSALVAALTFFVLGSSQLRAFREFGVIAGVGMLVLIVAYVLVLPAALGLASRHGWKPRASSTEATEAPLGRVITHRRGLLTAVSALVVLGLLTQLPRVRFDYNIGSLQDQRLDSFVLDRAVNQLIGYSQVPLVVLTRSRDEEAAVVRELQARKQQRGADSTVDFVAALATLVPERQQEKQAILKDIGELLEDVPDGQLTPEHRQQLEELRRQVAARPFTVADLPSSVRQQFEGRGGPGTGFVLVYPSADQSNGQAMRRLAKEVRGVKLPDGRPAIVAGEAMVQADIFNLVSHEAPFILLGSTLAVLLAMWLTLGGLRTALLCLMPTVVSLFALLGLMPLLRMEFNYLNILVIPVLIGTTVDAGVHLIERLREPGSDFVRVYSETGKAICGGLMTSVVGFGALLLADHPGLNSIGALANVGFGMNLLIMLVGFPALLLVLSERKRRHRAVPPRLRGEQLIGKGPGPQRPTPTH, translated from the coding sequence ATGGCCTCGAACCCGACTTCATCCGCGGAGCGCGGCTGGATGGACCGCGTGGAGCGCACGATGGGTGCGCTGGCCGCGCACAACCACCGCCGTCCCATCACCGCGCTCGTCTGCGCGGTGGTGCTGTCCGTCCTGGGCCTGCTGTCCGCCCGGCACCTGTCCCTCAACGCGAACCTGGCGGACCTGTTGCCCCCTTCGTTCGAAAGCGTGCAGGCGCTGCACACGCTGGAGGAGCGCTTCGGCGCCCAGGGATGGGTGGTGGTGGTGGGCGAGGGCGGGGACCCGGCGCAGCTCCAGCGGTTCGCGGAGGACCTGGCGCCGAAGCTGGAGGCGCTGCCGGGCATCCGCTACGTGGAGATCACCCGCCCCAGCAGCTTCTTCCGCAGCCACGCGCTCTACTTCCTGTCGCCCGAGGACCTGAAGGAGGTGGAGCGCCGCATCGACGCGCGCCTGCGCTGGGAGCGGCAGCGCGCCAACCCGCTCTTCGTGTCGCTGGAGGATGAGCCGGCCCCGTCGCTGGACTTCTCCGACCTGGAGCGGAAGTACGGCGGCGGCGCGGTGACGCGCCTCTCCGGCCACCCCAGCGACTACTACCTGGATCCCGCCGCGCGCCGCGTGGTGGTGCTGGCCAGGCCGGCGACGTCGTCCGCGGACCTCACCTTCTCGACGAAGATCATCGGCGAGGTCCAGGGCGTGCTGAAGCAGCAGGACCTGTCGAAGTACGGGCCCGGCTTCCACACGGAGCTCACCGGCTCGTTCCAGAAGAAGATGGATCAACAGGCGCAGATCACCCGCGACGTGGCGGTGGCCTCGACGGTGGCGTCGGTGCTGGTGCTGCTCTACCTCCTCCTGCACTTCCGGAGCCTGCTCCCGGTGGGGATGGTGCTGGCGCCGGTGGGCGCGGGCCTCGCGTGGACCTACGGCCTGGTGGGCGTGGCGTACGGCAGGGTGAACCTGCTCACGGCCTTCCTGGGCGCCATCCTGGGCGGCCTGGGCGTGGAGCACGGCATCCACCTGTTGGGCCGCTATCTCATCCTGCGCGGGGAGGGGCAGCCCTCCGAGGAGGCCACGCGCGAGTCGTTCACGCACACGGGTGGCTCGGCGGTGGTGTCCGCGCTGGTGGCGGCGCTCACCTTCTTCGTGCTGGGCTCCTCCCAGCTGCGGGCGTTCCGCGAGTTCGGCGTCATCGCGGGGGTGGGCATGCTGGTGCTCATCGTCGCGTACGTGCTGGTGCTGCCCGCGGCGCTGGGGCTGGCATCGCGCCACGGCTGGAAGCCGCGCGCGTCCTCCACGGAGGCGACGGAGGCCCCCCTGGGCCGCGTCATCACCCACCGCAGGGGGCTGCTCACCGCCGTGTCCGCGCTCGTCGTGCTGGGCCTGCTCACGCAGCTGCCGCGCGTGCGGTTCGACTACAACATCGGCTCGTTGCAGGACCAGCGCCTGGACTCGTTCGTCCTGGACCGCGCCGTCAACCAGCTCATCGGCTACTCGCAGGTCCCGCTCGTGGTGCTCACGCGCTCCCGCGACGAGGAGGCGGCGGTCGTCCGGGAGCTCCAGGCGCGCAAGCAGCAGCGGGGCGCGGACTCCACCGTGGACTTCGTCGCGGCGCTCGCGACGCTCGTGCCGGAGCGGCAGCAGGAGAAGCAGGCCATCCTGAAGGACATCGGGGAGCTGCTGGAGGACGTGCCCGACGGACAGCTCACGCCCGAGCACCGCCAGCAGTTGGAGGAGCTGCGCAGGCAGGTGGCGGCGCGGCCCTTCACCGTGGCGGACCTGCCCTCCAGCGTGCGCCAGCAGTTCGAGGGGCGCGGCGGCCCGGGCACCGGCTTCGTGCTGGTGTACCCGTCCGCGGATCAGTCCAACGGCCAGGCCATGCGCCGGCTGGCGAAGGAGGTCCGCGGGGTGAAGCTGCCGGATGGCCGGCCCGCGATCGTCGCCGGCGAGGCGATGGTGCAGGCGGACATCTTCAACCTGGTGTCGCACGAGGCGCCGTTCATCCTGCTGGGCTCGACGCTCGCGGTGCTGCTGGCCATGTGGCTGACGCTGGGCGGGCTGCGCACCGCGCTCTTGTGCCTGATGCCCACGGTGGTGTCGCTCTTCGCGCTCCTGGGGCTGATGCCCCTGCTGCGCATGGAGTTCAACTACCTCAACATCCTGGTCATCCCGGTGCTCATCGGGACGACGGTGGACGCGGGCGTGCACCTGATTGAACGGCTGCGCGAGCCGGGCAGCGACTTCGTGCGGGTGTACTCGGAGACGGGCAAGGCCATCTGCGGCGGCCTGATGACCAGCGTGGTGGGCTTTGGCGCGCTGCTGCTCGCGGACCACCCCGGGCTCAACTCGATTGGCGCCCTGGCGAACGTGGGGTTCGGGATGAACCTGCTCATCATGCTGGTGGGCTTCCCGGCCTTGCTGCTGGTGCTCTCCGAGCGCAAGCGGCGCCACCGTGCGGTTCCCCCGCGCCTCCGGGGTGAGCAACTCATCGGGAAGGGCCCGGGTCCCCAGCGGCCCACGCCCACCCATTAG
- a CDS encoding RND family transporter yields MSETRWSGRFEAAMGSLAARSHQKPWVALFLTLVLTGLGTFFARDLRLNADLAHLLPKSFQSVKDLDKLRTRFGGQGNVVVAGIGAEPEQLKQFVDDLAPRLGTLPEIRFVNAQRPSQFFEEHGLYYVDLDDLKTIEQRIDARFAWEKEQANPLFVRLEDEPAPSLDFSDIQKKYTGGANMRLAGQGGLYYLDPQERMVVMLLKAKGSSADLGYSKEVISQVEDFLAKQDLSKYGPGFHTEITGTFKKKIDQQEVITNDLARASTLALVLLLGYLIFHFRSALSVGLTMAPVVAGLAWTYGFVGIAYGQVNLLTGFLAAVLGGLGVEHGIHLLGRWGALRTEGMTSEEAVRETFRHTGFSALISALVAALTFLSLSWSEFRAFHEFGVIAAVGMMVSVASYLLILPALLGLVSRFGWVPREHQSQSGPMALLARFLPRRYRAVALVIGVALVGLISQAYRVTFNYDSTKLDDVTLPSVRLDRRIDHILGYSATPVVVLTDTEDMEREVVKQLQARKEKYGKDSTIDFVGALEDLVPRQQEEKHALLQSIHQKLQRIDPARVDKAQREDLVRAVKMTGAKPFTRDDLPVSLRRQFEPAAGQKGGVVLVYANVSLSDGAGTRRFTKEVRNLQMPDGSEVSAAGEALILADILDMVASEGPRILVAAVLSVFLAMWLTLGSLRNAVICMLPTLLSVAALVGLMAILGLQFNYLNIVVIPVLIGTTVDAGVHLIERLGEPGSDFVSVYAETGRAIAGGLLTSAIGFLALVFAKHPGLNSIGDLANLGFAVNMVIVLVGFPALLLLVDRWRHKHSATPTPAGGDGAEHPAES; encoded by the coding sequence ATGAGTGAGACGCGGTGGTCCGGTCGGTTCGAGGCGGCGATGGGCTCGTTGGCGGCCCGCAGCCACCAGAAGCCCTGGGTGGCGCTGTTCTTGACGCTGGTCCTCACGGGCCTGGGCACCTTCTTCGCGCGCGACCTGCGCCTCAACGCGGACCTGGCGCACCTGCTGCCCAAGTCGTTCCAGTCCGTGAAGGACCTGGACAAGCTGCGCACGCGCTTCGGGGGCCAGGGCAACGTGGTGGTGGCCGGCATCGGCGCGGAGCCCGAGCAGCTCAAGCAGTTCGTGGATGACCTGGCGCCGAGGCTGGGGACGCTGCCGGAGATCCGCTTCGTCAACGCGCAGCGGCCCAGCCAGTTCTTCGAGGAGCACGGCCTCTACTACGTGGACCTGGACGACCTGAAGACCATCGAGCAGCGCATCGACGCGCGCTTCGCGTGGGAGAAGGAGCAGGCCAACCCGCTCTTCGTGCGGCTGGAGGACGAGCCGGCCCCGTCGCTGGACTTCAGCGACATCCAGAAGAAGTACACCGGCGGCGCGAACATGCGGCTCGCGGGGCAGGGCGGCCTGTACTACCTGGATCCGCAGGAGCGCATGGTGGTGATGCTGCTCAAGGCCAAGGGCTCCTCCGCGGACCTGGGCTACTCCAAGGAGGTCATCTCCCAGGTGGAGGACTTCCTCGCGAAGCAGGACCTGTCGAAGTACGGCCCCGGCTTCCACACGGAGATCACCGGCACGTTCAAGAAGAAGATCGACCAGCAGGAGGTCATCACCAATGACCTGGCGCGCGCGTCCACGCTGGCGCTGGTGCTGCTGCTGGGCTACCTCATCTTCCACTTCCGCAGCGCGCTGTCCGTGGGCCTCACCATGGCGCCGGTGGTCGCGGGCCTCGCGTGGACCTACGGCTTCGTGGGCATCGCGTACGGGCAGGTGAACCTGCTCACGGGCTTCCTCGCGGCGGTGCTGGGCGGCCTGGGCGTGGAGCACGGCATCCACCTGCTGGGCCGGTGGGGCGCGCTGCGCACGGAGGGCATGACGTCGGAGGAGGCGGTGCGGGAGACGTTCCGGCACACGGGCTTCTCCGCGCTCATCTCCGCCCTGGTGGCGGCGCTCACGTTCCTCAGCCTGTCGTGGTCTGAGTTCAGGGCGTTCCACGAGTTCGGCGTCATCGCCGCCGTGGGCATGATGGTGAGCGTGGCGTCGTACCTGCTCATCCTGCCGGCGCTCTTGGGGCTGGTGTCGCGCTTTGGCTGGGTGCCGCGCGAGCACCAGTCCCAGTCCGGGCCCATGGCGCTCCTGGCGCGCTTCCTGCCGCGGCGCTACCGCGCGGTGGCGCTGGTCATCGGCGTGGCGCTGGTGGGGCTCATCAGCCAGGCGTACCGGGTGACCTTCAACTACGACTCCACGAAGCTGGATGACGTGACGCTGCCGAGCGTGCGGCTGGACCGCCGCATCGACCACATCCTGGGCTATTCAGCGACGCCGGTGGTGGTGCTGACGGACACGGAGGACATGGAGCGCGAGGTCGTGAAGCAGCTCCAGGCGCGCAAGGAGAAGTACGGCAAGGACTCCACCATCGACTTCGTGGGCGCGCTGGAGGACCTGGTGCCGCGGCAGCAGGAGGAGAAGCACGCGCTGCTCCAGTCCATCCACCAGAAGCTCCAGCGCATCGACCCGGCGCGCGTGGACAAGGCCCAGCGCGAGGACCTGGTGCGCGCGGTGAAGATGACGGGCGCGAAGCCCTTCACGCGGGATGACCTGCCGGTGAGCCTGCGCCGCCAGTTCGAGCCGGCGGCCGGCCAGAAGGGCGGCGTGGTGCTCGTCTACGCGAACGTGAGCCTGTCGGACGGCGCGGGCACGCGGCGCTTCACCAAGGAGGTCCGCAACCTCCAGATGCCGGACGGCAGCGAGGTGTCCGCGGCGGGCGAGGCGCTCATCCTGGCGGACATCCTGGACATGGTGGCGTCCGAGGGCCCGCGCATCCTGGTGGCCGCGGTGCTCAGCGTCTTTTTGGCCATGTGGCTGACGCTGGGCTCCTTGCGCAACGCGGTCATCTGCATGCTGCCCACGCTCCTGTCCGTCGCGGCGCTGGTGGGCCTGATGGCCATCCTGGGCCTGCAGTTCAACTACCTGAACATCGTCGTCATCCCGGTGCTCATCGGGACGACGGTGGACGCGGGCGTGCACCTGATTGAACGGCTGGGCGAGCCGGGCTCGGACTTCGTGAGCGTCTACGCGGAGACGGGGCGGGCCATCGCGGGCGGCCTGCTGACGAGCGCCATCGGCTTCCTGGCGCTGGTGTTCGCCAAGCACCCGGGCCTCAACTCCATTGGTGACCTGGCCAACCTGGGCTTCGCGGTGAACATGGTCATCGTGCTGGTGGGCTTCCCGGCGCTCCTCCTGCTGGTGGACCGCTGGCGCCACAAGCACAGCGCCACGCCCACCCCGGCGGGCGGCGACGGCGCCGAGCACCCCGCCGAGAGCTGA
- a CDS encoding sterol desaturase family protein: MFENAFLEACSKLHPAVPFLFYGPLTLGLLGWGLHARRTTLGTSAVFVPLGLLTWVVMEYCIHRYVFHWEGRGPFTRRLHEVVHGYHHKYPDDPMRLVMPLGASAPVVALIGGMLWCVGRPAQMLPYFVGIVWGYVAYDCIHWATHAHAPRTAWGRKLRAHHMAHHFATPDRNFGISNRWMDRLMGSDGRRDRTR; the protein is encoded by the coding sequence ATGTTCGAGAATGCCTTTCTCGAGGCCTGCTCGAAGCTCCACCCCGCGGTGCCGTTCCTCTTCTACGGCCCGCTCACGCTGGGCCTGCTCGGGTGGGGCCTGCACGCGAGAAGGACGACGCTGGGGACGAGCGCGGTGTTCGTGCCGCTCGGCCTGCTGACATGGGTGGTGATGGAGTACTGCATCCACCGGTATGTCTTTCATTGGGAGGGCAGGGGGCCGTTCACCCGGCGGCTGCACGAGGTGGTGCACGGCTACCACCACAAGTACCCGGACGACCCCATGCGCCTGGTGATGCCGCTGGGGGCGAGCGCCCCCGTCGTGGCCCTCATCGGCGGCATGCTGTGGTGCGTGGGCCGCCCGGCGCAGATGCTCCCGTACTTCGTGGGCATCGTCTGGGGCTATGTGGCGTACGACTGCATCCACTGGGCCACGCACGCGCATGCGCCGCGCACGGCCTGGGGCAGGAAGCTGCGCGCGCACCACATGGCGCACCACTTCGCGACGCCGGATCGCAACTTCGGCATCAGCAACCGGTGGATGGACCGCTTGATGGGGAGCGACGGCCGGCGCGACAGGACGAGGTGA
- a CDS encoding phosphatase: MSESLLRSVHHVPGVRGFVRKQVLRVVARGVEWTTKLPGQRALNVSQVNPWLHVGGSVSRARYGELKARGITCVIDLRAERCDDREALAALGIELLSLPVTDRHPPSVEQLSQGVRWALPRLDAGGVLYAHCEHGVGRGPLMGLAVMVARGWDAPEAYRAVRHARWQATLNDRQLRGLADFVAAWTGVPDKAA; this comes from the coding sequence GTGAGCGAGTCGTTGCTGCGGTCGGTGCATCACGTCCCCGGGGTCCGGGGGTTCGTGCGCAAGCAGGTGCTGCGGGTGGTGGCGCGCGGGGTGGAGTGGACCACCAAGCTGCCCGGCCAGCGCGCCCTCAACGTGTCCCAGGTGAACCCGTGGCTGCACGTGGGCGGCAGCGTGTCCCGCGCGCGCTACGGCGAGCTGAAGGCCCGGGGCATCACCTGCGTCATCGACCTGCGCGCGGAGCGCTGTGACGACCGCGAGGCGCTGGCGGCGCTGGGCATCGAGCTCTTGAGCCTGCCGGTGACGGACCGCCATCCGCCGTCCGTGGAGCAGCTGTCGCAGGGCGTGCGCTGGGCGCTGCCCCGGCTGGACGCGGGCGGCGTGCTGTACGCGCACTGCGAGCACGGCGTGGGGCGCGGGCCGCTGATGGGGCTGGCGGTGATGGTGGCGCGCGGCTGGGACGCGCCGGAGGCGTACCGGGCGGTGCGCCACGCGCGCTGGCAGGCGACGCTCAACGACCGTCAGCTGCGCGGCCTGGCGGACTTCGTGGCCGCGTGGACGGGCGTGCCGGACAAGGCCGCTTGA
- a CDS encoding GtrA family protein, translating to MHDHILAWLSGDLSPSARIWTALAPALLAVAYFLVGLVLFCIRCAIKGIPRDAETLTRGKSVLVGFFLRHYFFWVIQPLWAVLLRSGLPANALSMLSGLLGVSSGVAVAAGRFALGGWLFLFAGVLDVMDGRVARTRKEANPAGAALDSVLDRYVDSAILMGLAWYYRDTWVLLPALGALMGSSLVPYVRAKGEGLGVSVRDGAMQRLERVLFLGVGTALSPILEALFWPEQKHPMHWLAVAGLVFVAILSNVTAVSRFRTLVRALTPKKPVQPRSGMALFGFNAAAGAIATAVDFVAVLGMVEWGGLSPVWATVAGCVLGGVVNYTLNRVITFRSQGAVAPQLARYTLVSATSALLNAGGVALLTLHPQLAYTLGWWMVRGVVYFAWNLPLQRDYVFNDHSSDELMEQRPHAA from the coding sequence GTGCATGACCACATCCTGGCCTGGCTGAGTGGAGACCTGTCCCCCTCGGCACGCATCTGGACCGCACTGGCGCCCGCGCTCCTCGCGGTCGCCTACTTCCTCGTGGGCCTGGTGCTGTTCTGCATCCGCTGCGCCATCAAGGGCATCCCCCGGGACGCGGAGACGCTGACGCGCGGCAAGTCGGTGCTGGTGGGCTTCTTCCTGCGCCACTACTTCTTCTGGGTCATCCAGCCCCTGTGGGCAGTGCTGTTGCGCTCGGGGCTGCCGGCCAACGCGCTGTCCATGCTGTCCGGCCTGCTGGGCGTGTCCTCCGGCGTGGCGGTGGCGGCGGGCCGCTTCGCGCTGGGCGGCTGGCTGTTCCTCTTCGCGGGCGTGCTGGACGTGATGGACGGCCGCGTGGCGCGCACCCGCAAGGAGGCCAACCCCGCGGGCGCGGCGCTGGACTCCGTGCTGGACCGCTACGTGGACTCCGCCATCCTGATGGGCCTGGCCTGGTACTACCGGGACACCTGGGTGCTGCTGCCCGCGCTGGGGGCGCTGATGGGCTCCTCGCTGGTGCCGTACGTGCGCGCCAAGGGCGAGGGCCTGGGCGTGAGCGTGCGTGACGGCGCGATGCAGCGGCTGGAGCGGGTGCTGTTCCTGGGCGTGGGCACGGCGCTGTCGCCCATCCTGGAGGCGCTGTTCTGGCCGGAGCAGAAGCACCCCATGCACTGGCTGGCGGTGGCGGGCCTGGTGTTCGTGGCCATCCTGAGCAACGTCACGGCGGTGTCGCGCTTCCGCACGCTGGTGCGGGCCCTGACGCCCAAGAAGCCGGTGCAGCCGCGCTCGGGCATGGCGCTGTTCGGCTTCAACGCGGCGGCGGGCGCCATCGCCACGGCGGTGGACTTCGTGGCGGTGCTGGGCATGGTGGAGTGGGGAGGCCTCTCCCCGGTGTGGGCCACGGTGGCCGGCTGCGTGCTGGGCGGCGTGGTGAACTACACCCTCAACCGGGTCATCACCTTCCGCAGCCAGGGCGCGGTGGCGCCGCAGCTGGCGCGCTACACGCTGGTGAGCGCGACGAGCGCGCTGCTCAACGCGGGCGGCGTGGCGCTGCTCACGCTGCACCCGCAGCTGGCGTACACGCTGGGCTGGTGGATGGTGCGCGGGGTGGTCTACTTCGCGTGGAACCTGCCGCTGCAGCGCGACTACGTCTTCAACGACCACTCCTCGGACGAGCTCATGGAGCAGCGGCCCCATGCGGCGTGA
- a CDS encoding phosphatase PAP2 family protein produces the protein MTSRSPAKNDTAFKWLVTLMATGHLAMVVATGRVRWEHAAADLLLVVLAWAGAGPRRFLRGAFPLWLTGMILDSQSLWLGVRGTIHTGDLFNLEKTLFPAPGGVNWPEWWSHHPNTPLDLLCGFAYAAYIYEVFLVALLFFFKKDARFEQLCWAFFLVNAIGVVTYVLYPAAPPWYVLKYGPGLANLAAPPSPAGTARFDAFFGIHYFANFYGRNPNVFGAMPSLHAAYPLMMVLVLWHKGPAWRVGTGLFALLVAFSAVYLTHHYILDVLAGMTAAVVAYVVVRAVFARRAVDAPGVAPMTLPSGGNTRA, from the coding sequence ATGACCTCCCGCTCTCCCGCTAAGAACGACACCGCGTTCAAGTGGCTCGTCACCCTCATGGCGACGGGCCACCTCGCGATGGTTGTCGCCACCGGGCGGGTCCGGTGGGAACACGCCGCGGCGGACCTGCTGCTGGTGGTGCTGGCCTGGGCCGGCGCCGGCCCGCGGCGGTTCCTCCGCGGTGCGTTTCCGCTGTGGCTCACCGGGATGATCCTGGACAGCCAGTCGCTGTGGCTGGGGGTGCGCGGCACCATCCACACCGGCGACCTGTTCAACCTCGAGAAGACGCTGTTCCCCGCCCCGGGAGGGGTGAACTGGCCCGAATGGTGGTCGCACCACCCCAACACGCCGTTGGACCTGCTGTGCGGCTTCGCCTACGCGGCCTACATCTACGAGGTGTTCCTGGTGGCGCTCCTGTTCTTCTTCAAGAAGGACGCGCGCTTCGAACAGCTCTGCTGGGCCTTCTTCCTGGTGAACGCCATTGGCGTCGTGACGTACGTCCTCTACCCCGCGGCGCCCCCCTGGTACGTCCTGAAGTACGGGCCGGGACTCGCGAACCTGGCGGCGCCACCCAGTCCGGCGGGCACGGCGCGCTTCGATGCCTTCTTCGGCATCCACTATTTCGCGAACTTCTACGGCCGCAACCCCAACGTGTTCGGCGCCATGCCGTCGCTGCACGCGGCCTACCCGCTGATGATGGTGCTCGTGCTCTGGCACAAGGGCCCCGCGTGGCGGGTGGGGACGGGCTTGTTCGCGCTGCTCGTGGCTTTTTCCGCCGTGTACCTCACGCACCACTACATCCTCGACGTGCTCGCGGGCATGACCGCGGCGGTCGTGGCCTACGTCGTCGTGAGGGCTGTCTTCGCTAGACGGGCCGTGGATGCGCCAGGAGTGGCGCCCATGACCCTGCCGTCTGGAGGGAATACCCGTGCATGA